The proteins below are encoded in one region of Levilactobacillus namurensis:
- a CDS encoding MMPL family transporter translates to MRWMNKHYIWNVIGWLVIVMLAVITIPNMSKLVADKGQITVPSNYQSTRATNMQKQWGRSQRGTTAVVVVFNNGDSALTQTQNEHIDQTVQRIKNHADQYQIRSITAASDSSTAASQLISKDKSTQLLQLNVHQTSRHSITKIRSQITQLAKTSGVTTYVTGADVLNQDFSDATQAGVQKTEIIAAIFIFLVLWFVFRSPVTPLFSLLTVAVSVITSVSVVANLVDRFNFPFSNFTEVFIVIVLFGIGTDYNILLYNEFRERLANGKDRYTATREAIRIGGRTVLYSGLSVLIGMSVLGFANFSLYRSAVGIAVGVVVLLAVLLTLNPFFMAICGPHMFWPVKKFQGEGDSRLWHGMAKHAMIRPVITLIITGIIFIPLALTSHGTLDYDNLVEIGDNVPAKQGFKVVQKHFSKGTAEPTTIYIQSNHKLDNEKSLMLIDRLTKQLQQSDGVKTVASVTQPGGKAIKALYVRNQMSTVTGGLVKAQQGVNKINKGLKSAHSQLASQNVSGAVSGANKLASGASQVSSGANKLNNGTQKVASGASQVSSGAGKLNSGSQSLSSGAESLSDGTQTLQSGISQVTAGLNQLNTKVSSASGGKQAAELAQLEAALPQLNAAIQQLNTQVAGSSTGSTSGVTSSLTTIGNQTKDIATQLQNIKNSVGTVNSVSMSEVEAAFTSAGAPLSAAQKQVMSGVLAKQTAAQKQLTSTLNSSLAKIGSDASAIGNADKTVASQLQSLQSSTSTLQTAVATLAQKANVVLPGAATALQAASSQSSQLSSATGQLSSAMNTINGRIPQLVTGASVLAAGTNKLASSTGQLASGASQVASGSNQLAASTGQLASGARQVASGNQTMATQLAATSKQLAALKSGLGTATNGLSSVSTGVGSANGYLKGLQKSAAAKTFYIPSKQLHSASFAPALKTYLSPNKKLTKLTVVLDDDSSSAAAMARLPKLEKVVSGSLKGTSLGNAQVAFGGNTSQTNDINEMASGDFTRTVIIMLAGIFIALMVVTRSLVQPIVIEGILVVAYSGALTLVHWLVKPVLGTDMLTWNTPFFTFVMLISLGVDYSIFLMRKYREYLHEPGATSDKMLQAATVIGTVVISAGIILSGTFAALMPSGVMTLIQIALAVILGIVLLIILLPIVMPAVMKITYPYSGIARNADEQRTPKHSREE, encoded by the coding sequence ATGCGATGGATGAATAAGCATTACATCTGGAACGTGATCGGCTGGCTGGTGATTGTTATGCTAGCCGTGATCACGATTCCGAACATGAGTAAGTTGGTGGCAGATAAGGGCCAGATTACGGTTCCCAGCAATTATCAAAGTACCCGGGCCACCAACATGCAGAAACAATGGGGCCGTTCGCAGCGGGGCACCACGGCGGTGGTCGTGGTCTTCAACAACGGCGATTCGGCACTGACCCAGACGCAAAATGAGCACATCGACCAAACGGTCCAACGGATCAAGAACCACGCGGACCAGTACCAGATTCGGTCGATCACGGCAGCGAGCGATAGTTCGACCGCCGCTTCCCAGCTGATCTCAAAGGATAAGAGTACCCAGCTACTCCAGCTGAACGTTCATCAGACGTCGCGTCATTCGATTACGAAGATTCGTTCGCAGATCACCCAATTGGCTAAGACTTCTGGGGTAACGACCTACGTCACTGGGGCGGACGTCTTGAATCAAGACTTTTCCGATGCTACCCAGGCGGGGGTTCAAAAGACGGAGATCATTGCGGCCATCTTTATTTTCTTGGTCCTGTGGTTCGTCTTCCGGTCACCAGTTACACCGCTGTTCTCGCTTTTGACGGTGGCGGTATCGGTCATCACGTCCGTTTCGGTGGTCGCTAATCTAGTTGACCGCTTCAACTTCCCGTTCTCCAACTTCACCGAAGTGTTTATTGTGATTGTGTTGTTTGGGATTGGGACGGACTACAACATCCTCCTATATAACGAGTTTCGTGAGCGACTGGCGAACGGTAAGGACCGGTATACGGCCACCCGGGAAGCTATTCGCATCGGGGGTCGGACGGTTCTGTACTCCGGCTTATCCGTCTTAATTGGGATGAGTGTCTTAGGCTTTGCCAACTTCTCCCTGTACCGTTCGGCGGTAGGTATCGCCGTGGGGGTCGTGGTTCTGTTAGCCGTTCTATTAACCTTGAACCCCTTCTTTATGGCCATCTGCGGACCGCACATGTTCTGGCCAGTCAAGAAGTTCCAGGGTGAAGGCGACAGTCGTCTCTGGCACGGGATGGCCAAGCATGCGATGATTCGCCCCGTGATCACGTTGATTATCACGGGAATCATCTTCATTCCACTGGCCTTAACGTCGCACGGGACGTTGGATTACGATAACTTGGTTGAAATCGGGGATAACGTTCCCGCCAAGCAAGGGTTCAAGGTTGTTCAAAAGCACTTCTCCAAGGGGACGGCGGAACCAACGACCATTTACATTCAAAGCAATCATAAGTTAGACAATGAAAAATCCTTGATGCTGATTGACCGGTTGACGAAACAACTGCAGCAATCCGACGGGGTCAAAACGGTTGCTTCCGTAACCCAACCAGGCGGCAAGGCCATTAAGGCATTGTACGTACGTAACCAGATGAGTACGGTCACGGGTGGCCTGGTCAAGGCCCAGCAAGGGGTCAATAAGATCAATAAGGGTCTTAAGTCGGCCCATAGCCAATTAGCCAGTCAAAACGTTTCCGGCGCAGTTTCCGGCGCTAATAAATTGGCGAGTGGGGCTTCTCAAGTCAGTTCTGGGGCCAACAAACTGAATAATGGGACCCAAAAGGTAGCCAGTGGGGCCTCTCAAGTCAGCTCAGGGGCCGGCAAGCTGAATAGTGGTAGTCAATCCCTATCTAGTGGTGCTGAAAGCCTGAGTGACGGGACCCAGACCCTGCAAAGCGGGATCAGTCAGGTCACGGCCGGCTTGAACCAGTTGAACACCAAGGTGTCCTCGGCTTCGGGTGGCAAGCAAGCCGCTGAACTGGCGCAACTAGAAGCTGCCTTACCACAGTTAAACGCTGCTATCCAGCAGTTGAACACCCAGGTTGCCGGGAGCTCAACGGGTAGTACCAGTGGCGTCACGAGTTCACTGACCACCATTGGGAACCAGACCAAGGACATCGCAACACAACTGCAAAACATTAAAAACTCTGTAGGGACAGTCAACTCGGTTTCTATGTCCGAAGTTGAAGCAGCCTTCACCTCTGCGGGCGCACCGCTATCTGCGGCACAAAAGCAGGTCATGTCCGGTGTCTTGGCTAAGCAAACGGCGGCGCAAAAGCAATTGACGTCGACACTGAATAGCTCACTGGCCAAGATTGGTAGCGACGCTTCCGCCATCGGTAACGCCGATAAGACGGTCGCTAGCCAGCTGCAGAGTCTCCAAAGCTCGACCAGTACCTTACAAACGGCAGTGGCGACGCTGGCGCAAAAGGCCAACGTGGTCTTACCAGGGGCAGCGACCGCTTTGCAAGCGGCCAGCTCCCAATCCAGCCAGTTATCGAGTGCGACGGGACAATTATCGTCCGCGATGAACACGATCAATGGTCGGATTCCACAGCTGGTTACCGGCGCGAGCGTCTTGGCGGCTGGAACCAACAAGTTAGCATCTAGCACCGGGCAATTAGCTTCGGGGGCTAGTCAGGTGGCCAGCGGCTCAAACCAATTAGCCGCAAGTACCGGCCAACTGGCCTCAGGAGCGCGCCAAGTAGCCAGTGGTAACCAGACTATGGCGACCCAGCTTGCCGCTACTAGTAAACAATTGGCGGCCTTGAAGTCCGGCCTGGGAACGGCCACGAACGGTCTCTCCAGTGTTTCGACCGGAGTGGGGTCCGCCAACGGGTACCTCAAGGGCTTACAGAAGTCTGCGGCGGCCAAGACCTTCTACATCCCGTCTAAGCAGTTGCACAGTGCTAGTTTCGCACCAGCACTGAAGACTTATCTGTCGCCGAATAAGAAGCTGACCAAGTTAACGGTGGTCTTGGACGATGATTCAAGTTCCGCTGCGGCGATGGCTCGGTTACCGAAGCTTGAGAAGGTCGTTAGTGGCTCCCTTAAGGGGACTAGCTTGGGGAACGCCCAAGTTGCCTTTGGGGGTAACACGTCACAGACCAACGATATCAACGAGATGGCTTCCGGGGACTTCACCCGGACCGTGATCATCATGCTAGCCGGCATCTTTATTGCGCTGATGGTGGTCACCCGTTCGCTGGTTCAGCCAATCGTGATCGAGGGTATCCTAGTCGTAGCTTACTCTGGGGCCCTGACGTTGGTTCACTGGTTAGTGAAGCCCGTATTGGGAACCGATATGTTGACTTGGAACACGCCGTTCTTTACCTTCGTGATGTTGATCTCCTTAGGGGTCGATTACTCGATCTTCCTGATGCGGAAGTACCGGGAGTACCTCCACGAACCGGGAGCAACTAGCGACAAGATGTTACAGGCCGCTACGGTGATCGGAACGGTGGTCATCTCGGCTGGAATCATCTTAAGCGGGACGTTTGCGGCGTTGATGCCGTCGGGTGTCATGACGTTGATCCAGATTGCGTTAGCCGTCATCTTGGGGATTGTCTTATTGATCATCCTGTTACCAATCGTGATGCCGGCCGTGATGAAGATCACGTACCCGTACTCTGGGATTGCCCGGAACGCGGATGAACAACGAACACCTAAGCATTCTCGCGAAGAATAA
- a CDS encoding Rrf2 family transcriptional regulator: MKAKPSLEQALCIVALLGIQDRNRPLQSRLVAERLDISTSYLKKIVQHLAVAKIVRTVPGRDGGIVLTRDSHEITLLDVFDAIEGHQPFVKNTGLVNKVFGLKRKQAFVATYGLKDFKDQQPVANVMAVFHQAEAQYRRQLATLTIGAVLPTDGTQALQLDWTKWLTR; encoded by the coding sequence GTGAAAGCGAAGCCCAGTTTAGAACAAGCGTTATGTATCGTGGCCTTACTTGGTATCCAGGACCGTAATCGCCCTTTGCAGAGTCGCTTGGTGGCAGAGCGGCTGGATATTTCGACCAGTTACTTGAAAAAAATCGTGCAGCATTTGGCCGTCGCCAAGATCGTCCGAACGGTTCCTGGCCGGGACGGGGGCATCGTCTTAACGCGTGATTCTCATGAGATTACTTTGTTAGACGTTTTTGACGCGATTGAGGGTCACCAACCCTTCGTCAAGAACACCGGATTAGTCAATAAGGTCTTTGGCTTAAAACGTAAGCAGGCGTTCGTAGCAACTTACGGATTGAAAGATTTCAAGGACCAGCAACCGGTGGCCAACGTCATGGCCGTCTTCCACCAGGCCGAGGCGCAGTACCGGCGGCAATTGGCGACATTGACGATTGGAGCGGTCTTACCGACGGATGGCACGCAAGCCTTGCAGTTAGACTGGACCAAGTGGCTGACCCGTTAG
- a CDS encoding YxeA family protein produces MKILGKLILGIVVLGSLIVGGAVIVPSLTKNRHSELAMAVDNVNPLVKTETVYASTTAKPVSSFIGGAGEKEYRYQLVTYTAKGDARTLAFESQWRLKPHCYLAITTKGQNVESWERVATQKVPASVRENLVMS; encoded by the coding sequence ATGAAAATTTTGGGGAAGTTAATTTTAGGTATTGTGGTGTTGGGGAGCTTGATCGTAGGCGGGGCGGTAATCGTTCCTAGCCTGACTAAGAACCGCCATTCCGAACTGGCCATGGCCGTCGACAACGTCAATCCGTTGGTGAAGACCGAAACGGTCTATGCTTCAACCACGGCAAAACCAGTCTCTTCGTTTATTGGTGGGGCGGGTGAGAAGGAATACCGCTACCAGCTGGTGACGTATACGGCTAAGGGGGATGCGCGCACACTGGCGTTCGAGTCCCAGTGGCGCCTCAAACCACATTGCTACTTAGCGATTACCACGAAGGGACAGAACGTGGAATCGTGGGAACGTGTGGCGACACAAAAGGTCCCGGCCAGTGTCCGTGAGAATTTAGTGATGAGTTAG
- the rpoD gene encoding RNA polymerase sigma factor RpoD, giving the protein MAKKTTDQPMFDQKAYNKTVRALIKDKKKAGNISYDELTDKVASPYSLDAKQMDKLLETISDAGISVVDAKGEPDPRAVKAQKAVSKKELKEASTTTGVKINDPVRMYLKEIGRVNLLTADEEVALALRIEKGDEEAKQELAEANLRLVVSIAKRYVGRGMQFLDLIQEGNMGLMKAVEKFDYRKGFKFSTYATWWIRQAITRAIADQARTIRIPVHMVETINKLIRIQRQLLQDLGREPTPEEIGAEMDMPTEKVREILKIAQEPVSLETPIGEEDDSHLGDFIEDQDATSPADHAAYELLKEQLESVLDTLTDREENVLRLRFGLDDGRTRTLEEVGKVFGVTRERIRQIEAKALRKLRHPSRSKQLKDFLE; this is encoded by the coding sequence ATGGCAAAAAAGACCACGGATCAACCAATGTTTGACCAAAAAGCTTACAACAAGACGGTGCGAGCCCTAATCAAGGACAAGAAAAAGGCCGGCAACATCTCGTACGATGAATTAACGGATAAAGTTGCTTCCCCGTACTCGCTGGATGCGAAGCAGATGGATAAGTTGTTAGAGACGATCTCGGATGCCGGGATCAGCGTGGTCGATGCTAAGGGTGAACCAGACCCACGGGCCGTGAAAGCCCAAAAGGCGGTTTCGAAGAAAGAATTAAAGGAAGCTTCCACGACTACCGGGGTTAAGATCAACGACCCAGTCCGGATGTATCTGAAGGAAATCGGGCGGGTTAACCTGTTAACGGCGGACGAAGAAGTGGCCTTAGCCTTACGGATCGAAAAGGGCGACGAAGAAGCCAAGCAGGAATTGGCGGAAGCCAACTTACGGTTAGTGGTTTCCATCGCTAAGCGTTACGTCGGTCGGGGGATGCAATTCCTGGACCTGATTCAAGAAGGGAACATGGGCCTGATGAAGGCGGTCGAGAAATTCGATTACCGGAAAGGGTTCAAGTTCTCCACGTACGCCACTTGGTGGATTCGGCAAGCCATTACGCGGGCCATCGCGGACCAAGCCCGGACGATTCGGATCCCGGTCCACATGGTCGAAACCATTAACAAGTTGATTCGGATTCAACGGCAATTACTCCAAGACTTAGGGCGGGAACCAACGCCTGAAGAAATTGGGGCGGAAATGGATATGCCAACCGAAAAGGTTCGTGAGATCCTGAAGATTGCTCAAGAACCCGTTTCCTTGGAAACCCCAATTGGGGAAGAGGATGACTCACACCTGGGTGACTTCATTGAAGACCAGGATGCAACGAGTCCGGCTGACCATGCGGCTTATGAACTCTTAAAGGAACAGTTGGAAAGCGTGCTGGACACGTTGACTGACCGGGAAGAAAATGTTTTGCGGTTGCGGTTCGGCCTAGACGATGGTCGGACTCGGACGCTGGAAGAAGTCGGCAAGGTCTTCGGGGTTACCCGGGAACGGATTCGGCAAATCGAAGCCAAGGCCTTACGGAAGTTACGGCACCCTTCACGGAGCAAGCAACTGAAAGACTTCTTGGAATAG
- the dnaG gene encoding DNA primase, giving the protein MAKIPEEVIETVRTATNIADVVGQYVQLKKSGKNLFGLCPFHEERTPSFSVSEDKQIFHCFSCGRGGNVFKFLMELEHVSFPEAVVKVADFSHVDLDSEYRQDANAPATNSKTGQLIALHEQAAKLYHHILVNTEMGQPALDYLHNRGLTDATIETYQLGFAPSQRLLKPFFDQRQADYQLLRQSGLFIENQQGELRDRFTARVMFPLRNASGHVAAFSGRVLQKQEDQPKYLNSPETALFTKSRLLFNFDLARPAIREAGEVTLFEGYMDVISAAQAGVLNGIASMGTSLTTEQIYAIERTTDHLNICYDGDTPGQRATQRAIGLLREHSHLALSVIQLPEGQDPDEYRRAHGDEGFRQVMQSAKETPIRFQLRYLRRDRALETDSERLAYLNDAMPLLAQVKEPVALDLYLNQLATEFHLDKEALVAQLKQVRQQTAAQVERHRYQETAASRTPPTAPTVTVRQQRRPMTRLERAERYLLYWLLHDRNVWAKVSSVPNFCFVHDDYQVIYTLAQGYFQTHQVYQSAQFTDFIQEERLQQLVIELETTISLAAVTPQEIDDYLTVIMDEAPLDAKLRDKKRALSEATRLGDADQQRQLVIEIVQLEQQRQANKQV; this is encoded by the coding sequence ATGGCGAAGATTCCTGAAGAAGTAATTGAAACGGTCCGGACGGCGACGAACATTGCGGATGTGGTCGGCCAGTACGTTCAATTAAAGAAATCTGGTAAGAACTTATTTGGCCTTTGTCCCTTCCATGAGGAACGGACCCCGTCATTTTCCGTTTCGGAAGATAAACAGATTTTTCACTGTTTTAGTTGTGGTCGGGGCGGCAACGTTTTTAAGTTCTTGATGGAACTGGAGCACGTTAGCTTTCCTGAAGCAGTGGTCAAGGTCGCTGACTTTAGTCACGTAGACCTAGACAGTGAGTATCGCCAAGACGCCAACGCGCCAGCTACGAATTCAAAGACGGGGCAATTGATCGCGTTGCATGAGCAAGCTGCTAAGTTGTATCACCATATCCTGGTGAACACGGAGATGGGCCAACCAGCGCTGGATTACCTGCATAACCGGGGATTAACGGATGCGACGATTGAGACCTATCAATTGGGGTTTGCGCCGAGTCAACGGTTATTGAAGCCGTTCTTTGATCAGCGGCAAGCCGACTATCAACTCTTACGGCAGAGTGGCCTCTTCATCGAAAACCAGCAGGGCGAACTCCGGGATCGCTTTACGGCGCGCGTCATGTTTCCGTTACGGAACGCGAGTGGGCACGTAGCGGCCTTTTCGGGGCGAGTGCTCCAAAAGCAAGAAGACCAACCGAAATACTTGAATAGTCCAGAAACGGCGCTCTTTACCAAGAGTCGGTTGCTCTTTAACTTCGACCTAGCGCGCCCGGCAATCCGGGAAGCAGGCGAAGTGACGTTGTTCGAAGGCTATATGGATGTGATTTCGGCCGCCCAAGCGGGGGTTTTAAACGGGATTGCGTCCATGGGGACCAGTCTGACCACGGAGCAGATTTACGCGATCGAGCGGACCACGGATCACCTGAATATTTGTTATGATGGTGATACGCCTGGTCAGCGCGCAACGCAACGGGCCATTGGTCTCTTGCGCGAGCATAGTCATCTGGCGTTAAGCGTGATTCAGCTACCGGAGGGGCAGGACCCCGATGAGTATCGGCGCGCACACGGGGACGAAGGTTTCCGGCAGGTGATGCAGAGCGCTAAAGAAACGCCGATTCGGTTTCAATTGCGGTATTTACGGCGGGACCGGGCGCTGGAGACGGATAGTGAGCGCTTGGCGTACCTGAACGACGCAATGCCGCTATTGGCACAGGTCAAGGAGCCCGTTGCGTTGGACCTGTACTTGAATCAGTTGGCGACCGAGTTTCACCTGGATAAGGAGGCCTTGGTGGCCCAACTCAAGCAAGTCCGGCAACAAACAGCGGCCCAAGTCGAACGGCACCGGTACCAGGAAACGGCGGCCTCGCGAACGCCGCCGACGGCTCCGACCGTCACGGTTCGCCAGCAACGCCGGCCGATGACCCGGTTAGAGCGGGCGGAACGTTACCTGCTTTATTGGTTATTGCACGACCGCAACGTGTGGGCGAAGGTGAGTTCGGTGCCCAACTTCTGTTTCGTGCATGACGATTATCAAGTGATTTATACCCTGGCCCAGGGTTATTTTCAAACGCATCAAGTTTACCAGAGCGCCCAGTTTACAGACTTTATCCAAGAGGAGCGGTTACAACAACTCGTGATCGAGTTGGAGACTACCATTTCCTTAGCGGCGGTCACCCCGCAGGAAATCGATGACTATCTAACGGTCATCATGGATGAAGCCCCGTTGGATGCCAAGCTACGTGATAAAAAGCGGGCTTTGAGCGAAGCCACACGACTGGGTGACGCGGACCAGCAACGGCAACTCGTGATTGAGATTGTGCAGCTGGAACAACAACGACAGGCGAACAAGCAAGTTTAG
- the pepI gene encoding proline iminopeptidase: MKITEGYMPFHGYQTYYRIVGEPNPNLAPLLLIHGGPGSSHNYFELLDDYAATGRQLIMYDQVGCGKSSLPEDEGVYVKETWAEELVALRQYLHLDQVHMLGQSWGGMLEMFYLTQYSQDGIKSVMIDGSPASIKLWTQEQHRLISYLSYEDRAAIAEAERTGNFTGPKYLAANDRYMERYCWDDPDEHSPEPLRRPTNGKRASLIAEGPNEFTENGTISDFDVTDDLHKIQVPVLVTNGTDDLCTPLIAKSVYDHIPGAKWHLFANSRHLALLDQHDEFIAVLDHWLKAND; encoded by the coding sequence ATGAAGATTACTGAAGGTTACATGCCGTTTCACGGCTATCAGACGTACTATCGCATCGTGGGAGAACCCAACCCAAACTTGGCCCCCTTATTATTGATTCACGGGGGCCCAGGGTCGTCGCATAATTATTTTGAGTTATTGGACGATTACGCGGCAACGGGGCGTCAGTTGATCATGTACGACCAAGTTGGCTGTGGGAAGTCGTCGTTGCCGGAAGATGAGGGCGTCTATGTCAAGGAGACCTGGGCGGAAGAGCTCGTGGCCTTGCGCCAGTACCTGCACTTGGATCAGGTCCATATGTTGGGCCAATCCTGGGGTGGGATGCTCGAGATGTTCTACTTGACGCAGTACAGCCAAGACGGCATTAAAAGTGTGATGATCGACGGGTCGCCAGCGTCTATTAAGTTGTGGACCCAAGAACAGCACCGGTTGATTTCCTATCTAAGTTACGAAGACCGCGCGGCTATCGCGGAGGCAGAACGGACGGGGAACTTCACGGGGCCGAAATACCTAGCCGCGAATGACCGGTACATGGAGCGCTATTGCTGGGATGATCCGGATGAGCATTCACCGGAGCCATTACGGCGCCCGACGAACGGAAAACGGGCGAGTCTGATTGCGGAAGGACCGAACGAGTTCACCGAGAATGGGACCATTAGTGACTTTGACGTGACTGACGACCTGCACAAGATTCAGGTCCCCGTTCTGGTTACCAATGGGACGGATGACCTGTGTACACCGCTGATTGCCAAATCCGTTTACGACCATATTCCGGGTGCCAAGTGGCATTTATTTGCCAACAGTCGCCACTTAGCCCTGCTAGATCAGCACGATGAGTTTATCGCCGTGTTGGATCATTGGCTGAAGGCTAACGACTAG
- a CDS encoding ABC transporter transmembrane domain-containing protein, which yields MRKFINYPLFSLAIFTSILAGLETPFNTFSYSFFFYLIEKKHLSWIIPTIIGMILVFGLFALLNYWKNWTINRDIYAINTQLKTRYVLHSIAATTLSGPTESDHVSFFMNDLKLLEDNYWRQVFSLIGSVVMVLGTLSYALYSNVLVTLIFLGFMIIPTLTPKLFSKTIQAKTTAWSQKNQTLSGTVHDLFHGARLLKRYSAVTGFNGRLHTGRYPPWNTLTPISRIASPFQTA from the coding sequence TTGAGAAAGTTCATCAATTATCCACTGTTCAGTCTTGCCATCTTCACGAGCATTTTGGCCGGTCTAGAAACGCCCTTCAATACATTTAGCTACTCATTCTTCTTCTACTTAATTGAAAAGAAACACCTTTCCTGGATCATCCCGACCATTATCGGGATGATCCTAGTCTTTGGTCTCTTTGCCCTACTTAACTACTGGAAGAATTGGACCATCAACCGTGACATCTACGCCATTAATACGCAACTCAAAACGCGTTACGTTCTTCATAGCATCGCAGCAACCACGCTAAGTGGGCCCACCGAGTCCGACCACGTCTCCTTCTTTATGAACGATCTAAAACTCCTAGAAGATAATTATTGGCGTCAGGTCTTCAGCCTCATCGGATCAGTCGTGATGGTGTTGGGCACTTTAAGTTACGCACTTTACAGTAACGTCTTGGTCACCCTAATCTTTTTAGGCTTTATGATTATCCCAACCCTAACTCCAAAATTATTTAGCAAAACCATCCAAGCCAAAACCACTGCTTGGTCTCAGAAAAATCAGACCTTATCCGGGACGGTTCACGATCTCTTTCACGGCGCCCGTCTCCTTAAGCGTTACAGCGCCGTCACCGGATTCAATGGTCGCTTACACACCGGTCGTTATCCGCCATGGAACACGCTAACGCCGATCTCAAGAATCGCATCGCCCTTTCAAACAGCGTGA
- a CDS encoding ABC transporter ATP-binding protein, translated as MEHANADLKNRIALSNSVINFLFMLFSDIPIGIGLYFTITGRLHLSQFVAIQFSSSWILNGFNQIVSGRNTLNSTQEIRQTVLNNVAVPAKAPDRAAPTVTTLALNHVTFAYPQAPHAIFHQLNLHLKAGDKVLIRGQSGIGKSTLIRLLLKEVRPISGQVLVNQRDYTPSDAYQWFGVVGQTPIIFQDTVQANVTLGQSAKPTSISTALTMAGLPELAAHLNTPVRENGANFSGGQLKRLEIARALFFNRRVLLIDEGTASLDSDTALSIHRQILKNPHLTVIEVDHHIPAEILPWYSSIYDLQAGHLVQYQGTSNPAQ; from the coding sequence ATGGAACACGCTAACGCCGATCTCAAGAATCGCATCGCCCTTTCAAACAGCGTGATTAATTTCTTATTTATGCTTTTCTCCGACATTCCCATCGGCATCGGCCTCTATTTCACCATTACCGGTCGCTTGCACCTCTCCCAGTTTGTGGCCATTCAGTTCTCCTCAAGCTGGATTCTCAACGGGTTTAACCAGATTGTTAGCGGCCGGAACACTCTGAACAGCACCCAAGAAATTCGGCAAACCGTTCTCAACAACGTCGCCGTCCCCGCTAAAGCGCCCGACCGTGCTGCCCCCACTGTAACCACCCTAGCCTTGAACCACGTGACGTTCGCTTATCCTCAAGCCCCACACGCTATTTTTCACCAGCTCAATCTCCACTTGAAAGCTGGCGACAAAGTCTTGATCCGAGGACAATCCGGCATCGGTAAATCCACTCTGATTCGCTTACTGCTTAAAGAAGTCCGCCCTATTTCCGGCCAAGTACTGGTTAATCAACGAGACTACACGCCAAGCGATGCTTACCAGTGGTTTGGGGTGGTCGGGCAAACGCCCATTATCTTTCAAGATACCGTTCAAGCTAACGTGACACTAGGCCAATCCGCAAAACCGACCAGCATCAGCACTGCTCTGACCATGGCGGGATTACCTGAACTCGCCGCCCACCTCAACACGCCCGTTCGCGAAAACGGTGCCAACTTTTCCGGCGGTCAGCTCAAACGACTTGAAATTGCCCGTGCTTTGTTCTTCAACCGGCGTGTGTTACTGATTGACGAAGGAACGGCCTCACTCGATTCCGACACGGCCCTCAGTATTCACCGCCAGATCCTCAAGAATCCCCACTTAACCGTCATCGAAGTTGATCACCACATTCCCGCCGAAATCTTACCGTGGTACTCGTCAATTTACGACTTGCAAGCCGGTCACTTAGTCCAGTACCAGGGAACCAGCAATCCCGCCCAATAA
- a CDS encoding DJ-1/PfpI family protein, whose translation MMKQALVMVYPGFCNFEIAALTEALTFYDDWTLTTVGADRTVYLSEDQLPMVAQKDFSQVNPLDADLLILPGIDNYHLPLADDRNIAFLQRLNVTPDQRPVIAGMSSSPVLLAKAGLLDHTKFTAGIFEETYALNPFIPKQNLVRQPVVTDCGIVTSSFQFFREFAIAAIRACGLKIGDQAYAAARTDRPYTAEELTYHLPKES comes from the coding sequence ATGATGAAACAAGCGTTAGTGATGGTGTACCCAGGATTTTGTAACTTTGAAATTGCGGCGCTGACGGAAGCTTTAACGTTTTATGACGATTGGACACTCACCACGGTGGGTGCGGATCGAACGGTTTACCTTAGTGAGGATCAGTTGCCGATGGTCGCGCAAAAAGATTTTTCACAGGTAAATCCTTTGGATGCTGATTTGTTGATTTTACCGGGAATTGATAATTATCATCTGCCACTAGCAGATGACCGCAACATTGCGTTTTTACAGCGGTTAAACGTCACGCCTGATCAGCGTCCGGTGATTGCGGGGATGTCCAGTTCCCCCGTCTTGCTGGCCAAAGCGGGATTGTTAGACCATACGAAGTTTACCGCGGGGATTTTTGAGGAGACGTATGCGCTGAATCCGTTTATTCCGAAGCAAAACCTGGTTCGCCAACCAGTGGTGACGGATTGCGGAATCGTCACGTCTAGCTTCCAATTTTTTCGGGAATTTGCCATTGCGGCGATTCGTGCATGTGGGCTGAAGATAGGTGATCAGGCGTATGCAGCTGCGCGAACGGACCGGCCCTACACGGCTGAGGAGTTGACGTATCATCTGCCGAAAGAGTCGTAG